The nucleotide window GCCGGTTTGGCGAACGTGCTGCCGATTGGGGCGATCACCAAAGGCTCAGAGGGAAAGGAGCTGGCCGAAATCGGCGATTTGCGGCGCGCAGGCTGTGTGGCGATTTCAGACGACGGGAAACCCGTGATGAACAGCCTGGTCATGCGGCGAGCGATGGAATATGCCTTGGCGTTCGACATTCCGGTGGTGGATCATTGCGAAGATCTCCATCTGGCCGAGGGCGGGTGCATGAACGAAGGGCTGATTTCCACCGAGCTAGGACTGCCCGGCATTCCCTCGGCGGCAGAAGATGTCATGGTCGCCAGGAATGTCGCGTTAGCCGAGTTGACCGGCGCGCGGCTGCATCTGGCTCATATCAGTACGGAAGGATCCGTCCGCATGGTGCGCGAAGCCAAATCGCGCGGGATTCGCGTGACGGCGGAAGCTTGTCCGCATCACTTTACCATCACCGAGGAAGCTGTCCGCGGGTATGATACCTGTGCGAAGATGAATCCTCCCCTGCGAACGTGGAGAGACGTCCAGGCGATCAAACAGGGCTTAGGCGACGGCACGATCGATGTGATCGCGACGGATCATGCCCCGCACGCCACGCAGGAGAAACAGCAGGGGTTCACGGAAGCGCCGTTCGGCATCGTGGGGTTGGAAACCGCATTGTCCTTGACCTTAGCGCTGGTCGATGAGGGGGTCCTGACGCTCGAGGCGGCCGTTGCCAAGCTCAGCACCGCCCCGGCGGCCGCATTTGGCCTCACGAAAGGGTCGCTGGCGGTCGGGGCCGATGCCGATGTGACGATTATTGATTCTCATGCACAGTGGGAAGTGGATCCGACCAAGTTCCGCTCGAAAAGTCGAAATACACCTTTCGCCGACTGGAAGCTGAAGGGGCGCGTGTGGACGACCATCGTGGGGGGCAAGGTCGTGTTCGAGGCGGCGGAGCGATCGAGCGTTGGTGGATGACGGTATGTGCAATGACCAATGATCCAGGCTCTTCAGCGCTGTGCGGCATTGAAGGCCCTCGGTCTCCATACAGTCGGATCGCGCATCAGGCCAAGAGGGGCGGTGGGATGCGCCTCGGCGGGACGTTCAGCAGCCGGTCGGCCCAGTGAATCGGTGGACGCATTGGGGGTTGCTGTGCGGACTGACGTTGGAGTTGCTCGCACTGGCGACCTGGGTCGGCGGACTGATCGTGTTGATCGGCGCGCTCATCCCAGCGGTGTTCAATACGCTGGGAGGCCAAGATTCTGGGGGATTTCTGCTCACTCGGGCGTTTGAAGGCTACAACCGATTGGTCGTGGTGGCCATGATCGTTCTGGCGGTTGTGGCGGTCTTTCGGCAATGGAGCGGTCATCCGGCGGTCCGGGTGAGCCGAACCGAAATCGTGCTGCTGGCGGCGATGGGGATTCTCTTGGGCGCAATCGTCCTCGTGCTCCATCCGCAGGCGGCGACGCTCCAGGCGGAGGCCTTTGCCGCGAAGGATGAACAGACCAGGAAGGCCGCGTTCGAGGCGTTTTTTCGTTTGCATATGCCGGTTCGTTCTCTCTACATGGTGAACATGGGTCTGGGGATCGCGCTTCTGACCATGAAAGTCACACGGCTGGTAGCCAGCCGGGAGCCACATTTATGAGCAGGGCATTGTTGGCCTTGGCTGACGGAGCTGTGTTTGAAGGACAGTCCCTCGGGTACGAGGGCGAAACCGTCGGCGAGGTGGTGTTCAACACGGCGATGACCGGCTATCAAGAGGTATTGACGGACCCTTCATACAAAGGACAGATCATCACGATGACCGCTCCGCATATCGGAAATTACGGCCTGACACCGGAGGACGTGGAGTCACGCCGAGTCTGGGCGGAGGGTTTCGTCATCAAGGAGGGAAGCGCCCTCACCAGCAATTGGCGCAGCCGTCACCAACTTCATGAATACCTAGAGGCCGCGAAGCTTGTCGCGATCGAAGGACTCGACACCCGGGCCTTGACTAGGCACTTGAGGCAATACGGTTCGCAGCCTGGCGTGATTACTCACGGTGCGGTCAGTGAAGCGGCCGCGGTCGAAAAAGCCAAGCAGGCTCCCAGTATTGTGGGAGTCGATCTGGCTGGGGCCGTGACCTGTTCACAGGCTTATCAATGGTCGCATGGGTCTGACGAGTGGACGCCCTCATCCGACCGCCCCCGGGCCAAGTCGCGCCGCCGGTGGAAGGTCGTTGCCTATGATTTCGGCGTGAAGCAGAATATTCTGAGGCGTCTTGTCGACGTCGGATGCGACGTGACGGTGGTTCCGGCCTCGACGACGGCGAAAGATGTCGAGGCGCTCGAACCCGACGGAATCTTCTTGTCGAATGGCCCCGGCGATCCCGAAGGGGTTCCCTATGCCATAGAGGCGATCAGGACCTTGCTCGGGCGTCGGCCGATATTCGGAATCTGTCTGGGGCACCAGGTCCTTGGCTTGGCCATGGGACTCAAGACCTACAAACTGAAATTCGGCCACCATGGCGTGAATCATCCGGTGATGGACCTGCGCACGCGAAAGGTCGAGATCACCTCTCAAAACCACAATTTTGCCGTCCAAGCCACCGGTGTTGTATCTGCGATCCCGGAAACTCCGCCCCTGGTCGAGACCTCCTTCGGCAGGGTGGCCGTGACCCATGTGAGTTTGAACGATCAATCGGTCGAAGGGCTTGCCTGTGTGGACCAGCCGGTCTTTTCTGTACAATATCATCCGGAAGCGTCCCCCGGGCCGCACGATTCGGCCTACTTGTTTACGGATTTTGTTGGCGTCATGGAGAAATTGTATGACTCATAAGATCTATCAAATCCTTGCCCGCTCCTGTATCGCGGGAGCGACACTGCTCCTCACAAGCTGCATTACTGTAAACCTCATCCAACCGCCTGGTCCGGTACAGGAGACGGTCTTGAGCGGGAAGGGCGATGCGAAGGTGCTGTTGCTCGATCTATCCGGGGTCATCGGATCGCAGGACAGGGACGGATTGATCCCTCAGCCGAACATGCTGGCGACGTTTAAAGAAGAGTTATCCAGAGCATCGAAGGACGACAAGGTCAAAGCGGTGGTCGTCCGGATCAACAGCCCCGGAGGCACGGTCACGGCCTCCGACATCTTGTATCATGAACTCAAGACCTTCAAAGCGACGAAGCGAGTTCCGGTCGTGATCTCCATGATGGATGTCGCCGCGTCGGGAGGGTACTACTTGGCGATGGCCGGCGATTCCGTGCTGGTGCATCCCTCGACGGTGACGGGCAGCATCGGGGTGATCATGCTCACGGTCAATGCCCGGGGATTGTTGGAGAAGGTAGGAGTGGAAGCCAATGCCATCACGTCAGGTCCCAGGAAGGACATGGGATCTCCGTTCCGTGTGATGACCGGGGAGGAAAAGGCCATCTTTCAGGGCGTGATCGATTCATTCTATCAGCGGTTCCTGACGGTGGTGCAGGAAGGCCGGCCGGATCTTTCAGCAGATCAGATCAAGAAATTGGCTGACGGGCGGATTTATTCCGGTGAGCAGGCCAAAGCAGTGGGCTTAGTCGACGACATCGGCTATCTGGAGGAAGCCATCGAGCAGGCCAAGAGGAAAGCCGGATTGAAAGAGGCTCGAGTGGTCACCTATCGGCGCCCTGGCGAGTATCAGAACAATATCTACTCCCATGCATTGCAGGGAACCGGATCGGGCTTGGCAAGTCTGGCCAACATCGATCTGCTGTCCATGGTGCGGGGAGGGACGCCGCAATTCATGTATCTGTGGATGCCGTGACGATCTGATGGGGACGTTGCAGACTCAGGGAATGGAATGCCTAGGAAAATCGGTTGAGCGCGTGCTTGTCGCGACGATCGACCGCCGAGCCATGTTGACACTGGGCATGCGCGGAGCGATGGGATTATGCGCCGCACTGGGTATGGGCGCCTTGAGCGGCCTGATGGGTAGTCTCAGCGGCTGCTATCGAGCACCGGGCACCGCGCGCGATCAGCTCATCTTCTTTTCGGAGGAAAAAGAATTGGAGTTCGGGCTCAGCGCGTATCGCGAAGTCTTGCGGCAGGCGCGGTTGAGCGACGATCCAGACAAGAACGACTTGGTGCAACGGGTGGGGAAAAAAATCGCCGAAGTGACGAACAAGCCCGAATACCAATGGGAGTTTGCCCTCATCGATGATGACAAAATGGTGAACGCCTTTTGCCTTCCCGGGGGCAAGGTGGCCGTGTTTAGCGGCATCTTGAAACACACCAAGAACGATGCCGGCATGGCGACCGTGATGGGACACGAAATCGCCCACGCCTTGCAACGGCACGGCGTCGAGCGAATGAGCCGGAGCATCATCGACCAGATTGCACAGTTAGGCGCATTGGGCGCAGCAGCGTCTGGTCAATCCAGCGGTGCGGCGATTCAAGGGTTGCTCGGTGCCTATGGCGTCAACGTGTCGTTGCCGTTCAACCGCAAGCAGGAGTCGGAGGCCGACTACATCGGCCTGAGGCTGATGGCGCAAGCAGGATACGATCCGCATGAAGCGGTACCTTTCTGGGAACGAATGAGCGGATGTCCCAGGCAGATGATCGACAAACTCTGCTTCCGGTCCCAGCACGCGATTCCAGAATTTCTGTCGACGCACCCGTCCGACGTCACCCGGATGAACCAAATCGAAGCATGGCTGCCCGAGACCATGCAGTACTACCATGGGGCCACCGGAAAGACGACGCCGGCGCCCGCGCCCTATATACCTTCCATCGGCCCAATGCCGAAAACCAGCTGACTGTCGATATGCCGAAACGTACCGATATCCGCACGGTGCTACTGATCGGATCGGGTCCGATCGTCATCGGACAAGCCTGTGAATTCGACTATTCGGGAACGCAGGCATGCAAGGCGCTGAAGGAGGAGGGATTTCGAGTTGTCCTCATCAACAGCAATCCGGCCACCATCATGACCGACCCCGAACTGGCTGATCGGACGTACATCGAGCCCATTACCGTGGACGTCGTTGAGAAAGT belongs to Nitrospira sp. and includes:
- the sppA gene encoding signal peptide peptidase SppA, which codes for MTHKIYQILARSCIAGATLLLTSCITVNLIQPPGPVQETVLSGKGDAKVLLLDLSGVIGSQDRDGLIPQPNMLATFKEELSRASKDDKVKAVVVRINSPGGTVTASDILYHELKTFKATKRVPVVISMMDVAASGGYYLAMAGDSVLVHPSTVTGSIGVIMLTVNARGLLEKVGVEANAITSGPRKDMGSPFRVMTGEEKAIFQGVIDSFYQRFLTVVQEGRPDLSADQIKKLADGRIYSGEQAKAVGLVDDIGYLEEAIEQAKRKAGLKEARVVTYRRPGEYQNNIYSHALQGTGSGLASLANIDLLSMVRGGTPQFMYLWMP
- a CDS encoding DUF4149 domain-containing protein; protein product: MNRWTHWGLLCGLTLELLALATWVGGLIVLIGALIPAVFNTLGGQDSGGFLLTRAFEGYNRLVVVAMIVLAVVAVFRQWSGHPAVRVSRTEIVLLAAMGILLGAIVLVLHPQAATLQAEAFAAKDEQTRKAAFEAFFRLHMPVRSLYMVNMGLGIALLTMKVTRLVASREPHL
- a CDS encoding dihydroorotase; the encoded protein is MALLITGGHIIDPGRFNGVGEVLIDQGRIAAVGSTVETPSHAARISAKGRLVVPGFVDLHVHFREPGFEYKETIQSGAASAVAGGFTTVCCMPNTSPVNDNQAITEFILERARVAGLANVLPIGAITKGSEGKELAEIGDLRRAGCVAISDDGKPVMNSLVMRRAMEYALAFDIPVVDHCEDLHLAEGGCMNEGLISTELGLPGIPSAAEDVMVARNVALAELTGARLHLAHISTEGSVRMVREAKSRGIRVTAEACPHHFTITEEAVRGYDTCAKMNPPLRTWRDVQAIKQGLGDGTIDVIATDHAPHATQEKQQGFTEAPFGIVGLETALSLTLALVDEGVLTLEAAVAKLSTAPAAAFGLTKGSLAVGADADVTIIDSHAQWEVDPTKFRSKSRNTPFADWKLKGRVWTTIVGGKVVFEAAERSSVGG
- the carA gene encoding glutamine-hydrolyzing carbamoyl-phosphate synthase small subunit; the encoded protein is MSRALLALADGAVFEGQSLGYEGETVGEVVFNTAMTGYQEVLTDPSYKGQIITMTAPHIGNYGLTPEDVESRRVWAEGFVIKEGSALTSNWRSRHQLHEYLEAAKLVAIEGLDTRALTRHLRQYGSQPGVITHGAVSEAAAVEKAKQAPSIVGVDLAGAVTCSQAYQWSHGSDEWTPSSDRPRAKSRRRWKVVAYDFGVKQNILRRLVDVGCDVTVVPASTTAKDVEALEPDGIFLSNGPGDPEGVPYAIEAIRTLLGRRPIFGICLGHQVLGLAMGLKTYKLKFGHHGVNHPVMDLRTRKVEITSQNHNFAVQATGVVSAIPETPPLVETSFGRVAVTHVSLNDQSVEGLACVDQPVFSVQYHPEASPGPHDSAYLFTDFVGVMEKLYDS
- a CDS encoding M48 family metallopeptidase, encoding MGTLQTQGMECLGKSVERVLVATIDRRAMLTLGMRGAMGLCAALGMGALSGLMGSLSGCYRAPGTARDQLIFFSEEKELEFGLSAYREVLRQARLSDDPDKNDLVQRVGKKIAEVTNKPEYQWEFALIDDDKMVNAFCLPGGKVAVFSGILKHTKNDAGMATVMGHEIAHALQRHGVERMSRSIIDQIAQLGALGAAASGQSSGAAIQGLLGAYGVNVSLPFNRKQESEADYIGLRLMAQAGYDPHEAVPFWERMSGCPRQMIDKLCFRSQHAIPEFLSTHPSDVTRMNQIEAWLPETMQYYHGATGKTTPAPAPYIPSIGPMPKTS